A section of the Arabiibacter massiliensis genome encodes:
- a CDS encoding putative ABC transporter permease, translating to MTKDFSNPKKLGFMRLLQVFFAINIVLTISLLVFVVKGGDELGFGEILDFVNLVFDGVSFWLIWQRKRLARHFIIAFSLFNIVVGSIYNLATGQFDLIDQLLASASDIILLAYFLTSRRAKAVLTRPFSAEIKRADLERHVDFYRPRTWAFWRNLIIYFCVFSVVGHWMEAGYCTLIRFGLIPGIYDPNSQIWSDWLYPFCVYGFGAVACVLLLFPVKNFLQRHIKAHGVPLVLSFVVNALVCTLIELAMGLMLNQPLPDGTLPLWDYRDMFCNFMGQVCLQNAVAFGVVATLTTWVIYPGLETFLARFSKDVMNVAFIAVVIAFCILFFFYCVNILLPDLDDDELFDDAPTEQVQPASEAGGAG from the coding sequence ATGACCAAGGATTTCAGCAACCCGAAGAAGCTCGGCTTCATGCGCCTGCTGCAGGTGTTCTTCGCCATCAACATCGTGCTCACCATCTCGCTTCTGGTGTTCGTGGTGAAGGGCGGCGATGAGCTGGGCTTCGGCGAGATACTCGACTTCGTCAACCTCGTGTTCGACGGCGTGAGCTTCTGGCTCATCTGGCAGAGGAAGCGGCTCGCGCGCCACTTCATCATCGCGTTCAGCCTATTCAACATCGTCGTCGGCAGCATCTACAACCTGGCCACGGGGCAGTTCGACCTCATCGACCAGCTGCTCGCATCGGCCTCCGACATCATCCTGCTCGCCTACTTCCTCACGTCGCGCCGCGCCAAGGCGGTGCTCACACGTCCCTTCTCGGCCGAGATCAAGCGCGCCGACCTTGAGCGCCACGTCGACTTCTACCGGCCGCGCACCTGGGCGTTCTGGCGCAACCTGATCATCTACTTCTGCGTGTTCAGCGTGGTGGGCCACTGGATGGAGGCCGGCTACTGCACGCTCATCCGCTTCGGGCTCATCCCCGGCATCTACGACCCGAACTCGCAGATCTGGTCGGACTGGCTCTACCCGTTCTGCGTGTACGGCTTCGGCGCGGTGGCGTGCGTGCTGCTGCTGTTCCCCGTCAAGAACTTCCTCCAGCGCCACATCAAGGCGCACGGGGTGCCGCTCGTGCTCAGCTTCGTCGTGAACGCGCTCGTGTGCACGCTCATCGAGCTGGCCATGGGGCTCATGCTCAACCAGCCGCTGCCCGACGGGACGCTGCCTTTGTGGGACTACCGCGACATGTTCTGCAACTTCATGGGCCAGGTGTGCCTGCAGAACGCCGTCGCGTTCGGCGTGGTTGCCACACTCACGACCTGGGTCATCTACCCCGGCCTCGAGACGTTCCTCGCGCGGTTCTCGAAGGACGTCATGAACGTGGCGTTCATCGCGGTGGTCATCGCGTTCTGCATCCTGTTCTTCTTCTATTGCGTGAACATCCTGCTGCCCGATCTCGACGATGACGAGCTTTTCGACGACGCGCCGACCGAGCAGGTGCAGCCCGCCTCCGAGGCCGGCGGCGCGGGCTAG
- a CDS encoding iron-containing alcohol dehydrogenase — protein MLGNFTYDNPTRLHFGPDALERLRDELPKFGRVVQLAYGGGSIKKSGLYDQVTAILEECGRTVVDDGGVMPNPTSEKLAEGVRIARDNNVDFILAVGGGSVVDYAKAVSVSVHCDEDPWERYYLRFDDVECDIVPVGCVLTMAGTGSEMNGGAVITNHDQKLKIGHVFGPEVFPKFAILNPELTFTVPKYQMAAGIFDVMSHVMEQYFSGVDDNVTDYLMEGLMRSLVASSRAAVADPRDYEARSNIMWAATWALNTLFAMGKATDWEVHMIGQAVGAYTDATHGMTLSAVSPAYYRLVAPYGLPKFARFARTVWDVEADGRTDEELAEAGIAALEAWAREIGCVMSLRELGVDEGMLDGIAEATLPMEGGYHPLSRDEVVEVLRASL, from the coding sequence ATGCTCGGAAACTTCACCTACGACAACCCCACCCGCCTGCACTTCGGCCCCGACGCGCTCGAGCGGCTGCGCGACGAGCTGCCGAAGTTCGGGCGCGTGGTGCAGCTGGCCTACGGCGGCGGCTCCATCAAGAAGTCGGGCCTGTACGACCAGGTGACGGCCATTCTCGAGGAGTGCGGCAGGACCGTGGTGGACGACGGCGGCGTCATGCCGAACCCCACGTCGGAGAAGCTGGCCGAGGGCGTGCGCATCGCCCGCGACAACAACGTCGACTTCATCCTGGCCGTGGGCGGCGGCTCGGTGGTGGACTACGCGAAGGCCGTGAGCGTGTCGGTGCACTGCGACGAGGATCCGTGGGAGCGCTACTACCTGCGCTTCGACGACGTCGAGTGCGACATCGTGCCCGTGGGCTGCGTGCTCACCATGGCGGGCACCGGCTCCGAGATGAACGGCGGCGCGGTCATCACCAACCACGACCAGAAGCTCAAGATCGGGCACGTGTTCGGGCCGGAGGTGTTCCCGAAGTTCGCCATCCTGAACCCGGAGCTCACGTTCACGGTGCCGAAGTACCAGATGGCAGCCGGCATCTTCGACGTCATGTCGCACGTGATGGAGCAGTATTTCTCAGGCGTCGACGACAACGTGACCGACTACCTGATGGAGGGCCTCATGCGCTCGCTCGTGGCCAGCTCGCGCGCGGCGGTGGCCGACCCGCGCGACTACGAGGCGCGCAGCAACATCATGTGGGCGGCCACCTGGGCGCTCAACACGCTCTTCGCCATGGGGAAGGCCACCGACTGGGAGGTGCACATGATCGGCCAGGCCGTGGGCGCCTACACCGACGCCACGCACGGCATGACGCTTTCGGCGGTCTCTCCGGCGTACTACCGCCTGGTCGCGCCCTACGGCCTGCCCAAGTTCGCGCGGTTCGCCCGCACGGTGTGGGACGTGGAGGCCGACGGGCGCACGGACGAGGAGCTCGCGGAGGCCGGCATCGCCGCGCTCGAGGCGTGGGCGCGCGAGATCGGCTGCGTGATGAGCCTGCGCGAGCTGGGCGTGGACGAGGGCATGCTCGACGGCATCGCCGAGGCCACGCTTCCCATGGAGGGAGGCTACCACCCGCTCTCGCGCGACGAGGTGGTCGAGGTGCTGCGCGCGAGCCTGTAG
- a CDS encoding rhomboid family intramembrane serine protease — MAYRVNDPDAPSRPVIDDEQLKRMMDANRPSFLKRNRFRLVTLALIALNVIVFAVEAAISALAGARMGASLDIPTIVLVDMGAMYAPLVQAGELFRFITPMFLHMDLMHLGFNMVALYSVGEVLERVLGRGNFLALYFVGGITGNAVSYLADVLAGGMPTVSAGASTSVFALFVAVALLGVLHKGNRHVFAQYSKSMLAIIGVNVVYTLLVPGISVSGHLGGALGGLIAMFMIPAKNLRVPSGVRVAVTVLWVAAMAWVVAGALGLG, encoded by the coding sequence GTGGCGTACCGTGTGAACGACCCCGACGCGCCCTCGAGGCCCGTCATCGACGACGAGCAGCTCAAGCGCATGATGGACGCGAACCGCCCGAGCTTCCTCAAACGCAACCGGTTCCGGCTGGTCACGCTCGCGCTCATCGCGCTCAACGTGATCGTGTTCGCCGTCGAGGCGGCTATCTCCGCGCTCGCCGGCGCGCGCATGGGGGCATCGCTCGACATCCCCACGATCGTGCTCGTGGACATGGGCGCCATGTACGCGCCGCTCGTGCAGGCAGGCGAGCTCTTCCGCTTCATCACGCCGATGTTCCTGCATATGGACCTCATGCACCTCGGCTTCAACATGGTGGCGCTCTACAGCGTGGGCGAGGTGCTCGAGCGCGTGCTCGGCCGCGGCAACTTCCTGGCGCTCTACTTCGTGGGCGGCATCACGGGCAACGCCGTGTCGTATCTGGCCGACGTGCTTGCGGGCGGCATGCCCACCGTGAGCGCGGGCGCGTCCACCAGCGTGTTCGCCCTGTTCGTGGCCGTGGCGCTGCTCGGCGTGCTGCACAAGGGCAACCGGCACGTGTTCGCCCAGTACAGCAAGAGCATGCTCGCCATCATCGGCGTCAACGTGGTCTACACGCTCCTCGTGCCGGGTATCTCCGTGAGCGGGCACCTCGGCGGCGCGCTCGGCGGCCTCATCGCCATGTTCATGATCCCCGCGAAGAACCTGCGCGTGCCCAGCGGCGTGCGCGTCGCCGTGACTGTGCTGTGGGTCGCCGCGATGGCCTGGGTCGTCGCCGGCGCGCTCGGGCTGGGGTAG
- a CDS encoding AraC family transcriptional regulator, with amino-acid sequence MVGSIDQRPAAAGRPRRPDDAPVWYSQPHWHPEVEIVRIRSGRMLYHVNAKEVRMNSGDCLVINSRRIHFAEPLDTSGCSYDILLFAPEGLLANEALVSLYVEPLVELDAFDFLRLPVGQEEAAKVREAFDRLQTLVEGQPYAFELECSLEAARLWTMLVARRRADIPFARRVPQEELASVKSMVSYVKENHAAKVTLSDIAQAGQTSKTKCSQLFKEYLDASPIDFLITFRLERSRALLDRTDTPIADVASGCGFSSQGYYSKAFRQRYGTTPSDYRKNRTGEEHGETAL; translated from the coding sequence ATGGTCGGGAGCATCGATCAGCGCCCTGCGGCTGCCGGCAGGCCGCGAAGGCCCGACGATGCCCCCGTCTGGTACTCCCAGCCTCATTGGCACCCCGAGGTCGAGATCGTGCGCATCCGCAGCGGCCGGATGCTCTACCACGTGAACGCGAAGGAGGTGCGGATGAACAGCGGAGACTGCCTTGTCATCAATTCCCGGCGCATCCATTTCGCAGAGCCGCTCGACACGTCCGGCTGCTCCTACGACATCCTGCTGTTCGCCCCCGAGGGGCTGCTGGCGAACGAGGCGCTCGTGTCGCTATACGTAGAGCCGCTCGTCGAGCTCGACGCGTTCGACTTCCTGCGCCTGCCCGTCGGACAGGAGGAGGCCGCGAAGGTACGGGAGGCCTTCGACAGGCTCCAAACCCTCGTGGAGGGGCAGCCCTACGCCTTCGAGCTCGAATGCTCCCTGGAGGCCGCCCGGCTGTGGACGATGCTGGTCGCCCGGCGCAGGGCCGATATCCCCTTCGCGCGCAGGGTCCCGCAAGAAGAGCTGGCCTCGGTCAAATCCATGGTCTCCTATGTCAAGGAGAACCACGCGGCGAAAGTCACCTTGTCCGATATCGCCCAGGCGGGACAGACGAGCAAAACCAAATGCTCCCAGCTGTTCAAGGAGTACCTCGACGCCTCCCCCATCGATTTCCTCATCACGTTCCGGCTCGAACGAAGCAGGGCGCTCCTCGACCGGACGGACACGCCCATAGCCGACGTTGCGAGCGGATGCGGCTTCTCCTCGCAAGGGTACTACTCGAAGGCATTCCGGCAGAGATACGGAACGACCCCGAGCGATTACAGGAAGAATCGGACCGGAGAAGAGCACGGCGAAACAGCGCTTTGA
- a CDS encoding molecular chaperone TorD family protein: MTQREDLLHARAFLYAYLHRVFASAPDEELFSVMRSGVAEEACRVLAGCEGAAAHAQAELAGRLTGSPSSYEDDFARAFVVPGKTRVPLHESVYSCGEPLLFQKSTLEVRHAYRREGLEATGYPHEPDDHLATELSFMKRMADRLLEACQDGCEGRAAELADHQVRFLRDHLAPFAASFADRVEEALPETSLYVPAARLCACVCADDVAVLGELKDGIVLGIV; encoded by the coding sequence ATGACACAGCGGGAGGACTTGCTGCACGCAAGGGCCTTCCTCTACGCCTACCTGCACAGGGTGTTCGCGAGCGCTCCCGATGAAGAGCTTTTTTCCGTGATGAGAAGCGGGGTCGCCGAGGAGGCCTGCCGCGTCCTAGCGGGGTGCGAAGGCGCTGCGGCGCACGCGCAGGCGGAGCTGGCGGGGCGGCTCACCGGTTCGCCGTCGTCGTACGAGGACGATTTCGCGCGCGCCTTCGTGGTGCCCGGCAAGACCCGCGTGCCGTTGCACGAGTCGGTCTACTCCTGCGGCGAGCCCCTCCTGTTCCAGAAGAGCACGCTCGAGGTGCGGCACGCCTACCGGAGGGAGGGGCTCGAAGCGACGGGGTATCCCCACGAGCCCGACGACCACCTGGCGACCGAGCTGTCCTTCATGAAGAGGATGGCCGATCGGCTCCTGGAGGCGTGCCAAGACGGGTGCGAAGGCCGCGCCGCCGAGCTGGCTGATCACCAGGTCAGGTTCCTGCGCGATCACCTCGCCCCCTTCGCCGCTTCTTTCGCCGACCGGGTTGAGGAGGCGCTGCCCGAGACGAGCCTCTACGTGCCCGCCGCCCGGCTCTGCGCGTGCGTGTGTGCCGACGACGTCGCGGTTCTGGGGGAGTTGAAGGATGGGATCGTCTTAGGGATTGTGTAA
- a CDS encoding 4Fe-4S dicluster domain-containing protein, whose protein sequence is MRQGFYFDMQACIGCKTCQIACKDKNDAPLGVNLRTVEDYETGAYPAAAVYHYSGACNHCETPACVQVCPQGATYLDEEDGTVQHDEEKCIGCGMCAKACPYGHPQLEAERKVIRRCDACIDLRAAGEQPACVASCPMRALEFGDIEALRAAHPDAVDSIAALPDPSQTKPSIAVGACEAAFEKDFVLAML, encoded by the coding sequence ATGAGACAAGGATTCTACTTCGACATGCAGGCGTGCATCGGATGCAAGACCTGCCAGATAGCGTGCAAGGACAAGAATGACGCGCCGCTCGGCGTCAACCTTCGAACGGTTGAGGACTACGAGACGGGGGCGTACCCCGCCGCCGCGGTGTACCACTACTCCGGCGCGTGCAACCACTGCGAGACGCCGGCGTGCGTGCAGGTCTGCCCGCAAGGCGCGACGTATCTCGACGAGGAAGACGGCACCGTGCAGCACGATGAGGAGAAGTGCATCGGCTGCGGGATGTGCGCGAAAGCCTGTCCGTACGGACATCCCCAGCTCGAGGCCGAGCGGAAGGTCATCCGCCGCTGCGACGCCTGCATCGACCTGCGAGCCGCCGGCGAGCAACCCGCCTGCGTCGCCTCCTGCCCCATGCGGGCGCTTGAGTTCGGCGACATCGAGGCGCTGAGGGCGGCGCATCCCGACGCGGTCGACTCGATCGCCGCGCTTCCCGATCCGTCCCAGACGAAGCCCTCGATCGCCGTCGGTGCCTGCGAGGCCGCTTTCGAGAAGGACTTCGTCCTGGCCATGCTCTAA
- a CDS encoding molybdopterin-dependent oxidoreductase: MEHPTKTGRHLTELSRRSFVKAASAATAALAATGALAGCANQVGEAEPVAEQPAGEWVPAACWHNCGGRCVNKVLVEDGVIVRQKTDDTHEDSIERPQYRGCLRGRSQRKQVFAEDRLKYPMKRKGWQPGGGESSNGQMRGRDEWERISWDEAIAYIADEVRRIIDAHGNRSILAYGGEASKVLSLLGGYMPEWGTGSYGSWAQTSSIVGIDRGWPALGINDRIDIADNTDVIVTFGMNPAWSAPGNPCNYLNHMRKDGMKMVAVDPFYNDTYSMMGAEWIPVRPSTNTPLLLGVAYAMLEMDDEKHLIDWDFLDRCTIGFDADHMPEGEDPAGNFKDYVLGTYDGTPKTPEWASRFCGAAPEQIRRLAELCGKDNAVAILLTWGSARTHNNDTLPQLVMTIGAMGGHYGKPGHMCGISSHMHAMNGGPGIIKPGDSGQGSVANPLAATEGVNRTELWKAILEGKYTYGGTMMKKVPGEVRDLDIKMIYHDAMSASLQTSDGQAQGIEAHRKVEFVVSHAMFLTTNAKYSDIVLPITSMWEVEGGFSSLGTGREMVLYWSKVVEPLFECKPDAEIAKLLGDKLGVDCSEIYPISGKQALFNQLLGATILDEAGKSKPFLTITEQDVSDWECEGAPQEGVVSINEFIEQGSYQVKRTSGDGYGYIAYQAFVEDPEANPLDTESGKMEIYSKRLKEQINCFGFSQPIEAIPTYIPSREGVEATFSDFEAGIKGDYPFQAFNPHYLRRSHTVFDNVGWLREAWENPVFLNAQDAADKGIAAGDTVLITSPHGKSLRKACVTNRFMPGVVGVPHGAWVDVDEETGVDKAGSDNYLTGQIQTGQGTSGWNSCICNIEKYAEDLPADADVAPRIPAAQN, encoded by the coding sequence ATGGAACATCCTACCAAAACGGGCCGACACCTGACCGAGTTGAGCCGCCGGAGCTTCGTGAAGGCCGCATCGGCCGCGACGGCGGCGCTCGCCGCGACGGGAGCGCTCGCCGGATGCGCGAACCAGGTGGGGGAGGCGGAGCCGGTAGCGGAACAGCCCGCAGGCGAGTGGGTTCCGGCCGCCTGCTGGCACAACTGCGGGGGCCGCTGCGTCAACAAGGTGCTCGTCGAGGACGGCGTCATCGTCCGCCAGAAGACCGACGACACGCATGAGGACAGCATCGAGCGCCCGCAGTACCGTGGCTGCCTGCGCGGCCGCTCCCAGCGAAAGCAGGTGTTCGCCGAGGACCGCCTCAAGTACCCGATGAAGCGCAAGGGATGGCAGCCCGGCGGCGGCGAGAGCTCCAACGGCCAGATGCGCGGCCGGGACGAGTGGGAGCGCATCTCCTGGGACGAGGCCATCGCCTACATCGCCGACGAGGTGCGCCGCATCATCGACGCGCACGGCAACCGCTCCATCCTCGCCTACGGCGGCGAGGCGTCGAAGGTCCTCTCCCTGCTCGGAGGCTACATGCCCGAATGGGGGACGGGCTCGTACGGTTCGTGGGCGCAGACTTCGAGCATCGTGGGAATCGACCGCGGATGGCCGGCTTTGGGCATCAACGACCGCATCGACATAGCCGACAACACCGACGTGATCGTGACGTTCGGCATGAACCCCGCGTGGTCCGCCCCCGGCAATCCCTGCAACTACCTCAACCACATGAGGAAAGACGGCATGAAGATGGTGGCCGTCGACCCCTTCTACAACGACACGTACAGCATGATGGGCGCCGAGTGGATTCCCGTGAGGCCTTCGACGAACACGCCGCTTCTGCTCGGCGTCGCCTACGCGATGCTGGAGATGGACGACGAGAAGCACCTCATCGACTGGGACTTCCTCGACCGCTGCACCATCGGCTTCGACGCCGACCACATGCCCGAGGGGGAGGATCCGGCCGGCAACTTCAAGGACTACGTCCTGGGAACCTACGACGGCACTCCGAAGACCCCCGAGTGGGCGTCGAGATTCTGCGGCGCGGCTCCCGAGCAGATCCGCCGCCTCGCAGAGCTCTGCGGCAAGGACAACGCCGTGGCGATCCTCCTCACCTGGGGCTCGGCGCGCACCCATAACAACGACACGCTTCCGCAGCTGGTCATGACCATCGGGGCGATGGGCGGCCACTACGGCAAGCCCGGCCATATGTGCGGGATCTCGTCGCACATGCATGCGATGAACGGCGGGCCGGGCATCATCAAGCCGGGTGACTCCGGGCAGGGCAGCGTGGCGAATCCGCTCGCGGCGACCGAGGGCGTCAACCGCACGGAGCTGTGGAAGGCCATCCTCGAGGGGAAGTACACCTACGGCGGCACCATGATGAAGAAGGTGCCCGGAGAGGTCCGCGACCTCGACATCAAGATGATCTACCACGACGCGATGAGCGCGAGCCTCCAGACTTCCGACGGGCAGGCGCAGGGCATCGAGGCGCATCGCAAGGTCGAGTTCGTCGTGTCGCATGCGATGTTCCTCACGACGAACGCCAAGTACTCCGACATCGTCCTTCCCATCACTTCGATGTGGGAGGTGGAAGGCGGCTTCTCGAGCCTCGGCACGGGCAGGGAGATGGTGCTGTACTGGTCGAAGGTCGTCGAGCCCTTGTTCGAGTGCAAGCCGGATGCGGAGATCGCCAAGCTGCTCGGCGACAAGCTGGGCGTCGACTGCTCGGAGATCTACCCGATCAGCGGTAAGCAGGCGCTGTTCAACCAGCTCCTGGGCGCGACGATCCTCGACGAGGCGGGCAAGAGCAAGCCCTTCCTCACCATCACGGAGCAGGACGTGTCCGACTGGGAGTGCGAGGGCGCGCCGCAGGAGGGCGTCGTCTCGATCAACGAGTTCATCGAGCAAGGATCGTACCAGGTCAAGCGCACGTCCGGGGATGGATACGGCTACATCGCCTACCAGGCCTTTGTTGAGGACCCCGAGGCCAACCCCCTCGACACCGAGAGCGGCAAGATGGAGATCTACTCCAAGAGGCTCAAGGAGCAGATCAACTGCTTCGGCTTCAGCCAGCCCATCGAGGCCATCCCCACCTACATTCCCTCTCGGGAGGGCGTCGAGGCCACGTTCAGCGATTTCGAGGCGGGGATCAAGGGCGACTACCCCTTCCAGGCGTTCAACCCCCACTACCTGCGTCGGTCGCATACCGTGTTCGACAACGTCGGATGGCTGCGCGAGGCGTGGGAGAACCCCGTGTTCCTGAACGCCCAGGACGCCGCCGACAAGGGGATAGCCGCCGGCGACACGGTGCTCATAACGAGCCCCCATGGGAAGAGCCTGCGCAAAGCCTGCGTCACCAACCGCTTCATGCCCGGCGTCGTGGGCGTCCCCCATGGCGCGTGGGTGGACGTGGACGAGGAGACCGGGGTGGACAAGGCGGGCTCGGACAACTACCTCACGGGCCAGATCCAAACCGGGCAGGGCACGTCCGGATGGAACAGCTGCATCTGCAACATCGAGAAGTACGCGGAGGACCTTCCCGCCGATGCCGACGTCGCTCCGCGCATCCCCGCCGCCCAGAACTAG
- a CDS encoding putative ABC transporter permease: MPLLTKDDELVGYAPDAFAFWRNLAVYFCAFSVIGHWMEIAYCSSMNLFGIVDADSLVWDDPMYPFLVYGVGVAVCVLLLEPLKQRLVARRRTLLGAGAQFYLITVGVCLVMELGMGLMLNQPNAAGEYPLWDNSQLPLNVLGQAWLVNDLALGAVAMLYTWVVYPLSQKALAKLPLRVMNALAAAVVVGFTVLCAVKFA, translated from the coding sequence ATGCCGCTCCTCACGAAAGACGACGAGCTCGTCGGCTACGCGCCGGACGCCTTCGCGTTCTGGCGCAACCTGGCCGTGTACTTCTGCGCGTTCAGCGTGATCGGGCATTGGATGGAGATCGCCTACTGCTCGTCCATGAACCTGTTCGGCATCGTGGACGCCGACTCGCTCGTGTGGGACGACCCGATGTACCCGTTCCTCGTGTACGGCGTGGGCGTGGCGGTGTGCGTGCTCCTGCTCGAGCCGCTCAAGCAGCGCCTCGTGGCGCGCCGGCGCACGCTGCTCGGCGCGGGAGCGCAGTTCTACCTGATCACCGTGGGGGTGTGCCTGGTCATGGAGCTGGGCATGGGCCTCATGCTGAACCAGCCCAACGCCGCCGGCGAATACCCCTTGTGGGACAACTCGCAGCTGCCGCTGAACGTGCTCGGCCAGGCGTGGCTCGTGAACGACCTGGCCCTCGGCGCCGTGGCCATGCTCTACACCTGGGTCGTCTACCCGCTCAGCCAGAAGGCGCTCGCGAAGCTGCCGCTGCGCGTGATGAACGCGCTCGCGGCAGCCGTCGTCGTCGGGTTCACCGTGCTCTGCGCCGTGAAGTTCGCCTGA
- the thrH gene encoding bifunctional phosphoserine phosphatase/homoserine phosphotransferase ThrH, producing the protein MHITCLDLEGVLVPEIWIAFSEATGIPELTRTTRDEPDYGKLMDFRLGVLREHGLGLKEIQDVIATIDPLPGAKEFLDELRAEGQAIIISDTFTQFAQPLMKKLGWPTLFCNELEVAEGGEVTGIRMRCPDSKLTTVRALQSCGFDTIAAGDSHNDLGMILASKAGFLFRSTDAIKAEHPELPAFEEYDDLLAAIRQAIAA; encoded by the coding sequence ATGCATATCACCTGCTTGGACCTCGAGGGCGTGCTGGTGCCCGAGATCTGGATCGCGTTCTCGGAGGCGACGGGCATCCCCGAGCTCACGCGCACGACGCGCGACGAGCCCGACTACGGCAAGCTCATGGATTTCCGCTTGGGCGTCCTGCGCGAGCACGGCCTGGGGCTCAAGGAGATCCAGGACGTCATCGCGACGATCGATCCCCTGCCGGGCGCGAAGGAGTTCCTCGACGAGCTGCGCGCCGAAGGCCAGGCCATCATCATCAGCGACACGTTCACCCAGTTCGCACAGCCGCTCATGAAGAAGCTCGGGTGGCCGACGTTGTTCTGCAACGAGCTGGAGGTGGCCGAGGGCGGCGAGGTCACGGGCATCCGCATGCGCTGCCCCGACTCCAAGCTCACCACGGTGCGCGCCTTGCAGTCCTGCGGCTTCGACACCATCGCGGCGGGCGACAGCCACAACGACCTGGGCATGATCCTGGCCAGCAAGGCGGGCTTCCTGTTCCGCTCCACCGACGCCATCAAGGCCGAGCACCCCGAGCTGCCCGCGTTCGAGGAGTACGACGACCTCTTGGCCGCCATCAGGCAGGCCATAGCCGCGTAG